The Rhizoctonia solani chromosome 4, complete sequence genome contains a region encoding:
- a CDS encoding Fungal Zn(2)-Cys(6) binuclear cluster domain: MECSTPEARKVAVQGRRGYACTFCRRRKFKCDGRTPCKSCIKSKQTCNYDNSAHRTPTQLLQDRIDELQNKINTIESSRRNSPRSPPTRRQQSVPSQSRFPITNSYSEGEYVFSSSEYSTPGPSRSLFVSPSNAPYVADYVTSDCSSSCSSSYGAAFGVDGNYLPNAMAGSTSLSGSPSTAWDTPAFESGSPQLVEPQANHILGSDGSISPQLAEQIMWNFLAHRFRCGLEHIDRLQQHNLNTQRHPALLSAAYLLGCFFSLDGSLAGLEPLFIERTRRALEDAIDLTQDFSYSIDYLLASVMLALYYYFKGRLLEGYHRAISAVRFAVNHGFHAIAPLSIGTSNMQNNVHAAAVYNQKDRVCAWWFTFFIDRWGSLLTGLPCGIADDDIKTPWPQTLDDIIDQVHTNSVPSLYSSGSEVPDRISSPYYGYALKALALLDRASVQASSAHTTPPEIWAAKHTSIKNAIARFANEIEAIRETTNVGDGATLSLVYIIVYAATCALHMPYIRQWAHDDSRTSERNHLRSICKDGASTATAILRNLREVTAVVIPVWQGLPLAALCEYLLQERDDLIDELDFAEQAEVDKQLDEMVGWMHDMRGTFPVLGMQADKLDTKRR; this comes from the exons ATGGAATGCTCGACACCGGAAGCTCGCAAGGTAGCTGTCCAAGGCAGACGCGGATATGCATGCACATTCTGCCGACGTCGCAAGTTT AAATGCGACGGACGAACGCCGTGCAAGTCTTGTATCAAAAGCAAGCAGACGTGTAACTACGACAATAGTGCTCACAGGACACCGACTCAGCTCCTACAG GATCGCATAGACGAACTACAGAATAAAATAAATACTATCGAGTCCAGTCGCAGAAACTCTCCTAGAAGTCCACCGACCAGAAGGCAACAGAGTGTTCCCTCTCAGAGCAGGTTCCCCATTACCAACAGTTATAGTGAGGGGGAGTACGTGTTCTCTTCTAGCGAGTACTCTACACCCGGACCATCCCGCTCCCTTTTCGTTAGCCCATCAAATGCGCCATATGTGGCTGACTATGTTACCTCGGATTGCTCATCCTCTTGTTCCTCGTCTTACGGCGCTGCGTTTGGGGTTGATGGGAATTATCTTCCTAATGCTATGGCTGGCTCCACCTCATTGTCTGGTAGTCCATCAACTGCTTGGGATACTCCCGCGTTTGAGTCAGGATCGCCCCAGTTGGTAGAGCCACAAGCCAATCACATCCTTGGGAGCGATGGAAGCATTTCTCCACAATTGGCGGAACAAAT CATGTGGAACTTCCTGGCCCACCGATTTCGATGCGGCCTTGAACACATTGACAGGCTTCAACAGCACAATTTAAATACACAGCGACACCCTGCACTACTGTCAGCGGCGTACTTGTTG GGCTGCTTTTTTTCCTTAGACGGATCACTCGCTGGTCTAGAGCCTCTGTTCATCGAACGGACACGTCGGGCCCTTGAAGATGCAATTGATCTTACACAAGATTTTTCGTACTCTATTGATTACCTCTTAGCGAGCGTCATGCTCGCGTTGTACTACTACTTCAAG GGACGGCTACTAGAGGGATATCACCGGGCTATTAGTGCAGTTCGGTTCGCGGTCAATCATGGGTTCCACGCCATCGCACCCCTTTCTATTGGCACTTCGAACATGCAAAACAACGTTCATGCCGCCGCTGTGTACAACCAAAAGGATAGAGTATGTGCTTGGTG GTTCACTTTCTTTATTGACCGATGGGGTTCTCTCCTCACCGGCCTTCCCTGTGGCATTGCGGATGACGATATCAAGACCCCCTGGCCGCAGACACTGGAT GATATCATTGATCAGGTTCATACTAATTCGGTGCCATCACTCTATTCGTCGGGGTCCGAGGTGCCCGATCGTATATCAAGCCCATATTACGGGTATGCCCTCAAAGCGCTGGCTCTCCTCGACCGGGCGTCAGTACAAGCTAGTAGTGCCC ACACCACTCCACCAGAGATCTGGGCAGCGAAGCATACAAGCATAAAGAACGCCATCGCACGTTTCGCTAATGAGATAGAGGCAATTCGGGAAACGACTAATGTAGGAGACGGAGCTACGCTGTCTCTTGTGTACA TCATTGTATACGCGGCCACTTGTGCATTACATATGCCCTACATTCGACAATGGGCGCATGACGACAGCCGCACTTCTGAGCGCAATCATCTCCGCTCAATATGCAAGGATGGAGCCTCTACAGCCACGGCCATTTTGCGCAACCTACGCGAGGTAACCGCGGTTGTGATCCCAGTGTGGCAGGGT CTACCTCTCGCGGCATTATGCGAGTACCTGCTTCAAGAGCGCGACGACCTGATCGATGAATTAGATTTCGCCGAGCAGGCCGAGGTTGACAAACAATTGGATGAGATGGTGGGGTGGATGCATGATATGCGTGGTACATTCCCCGTACTGGGAATGCAGGCCGATAAGCTTGATACAAAGCGTAGATGA
- a CDS encoding short chain dehydrogenase, whose amino-acid sequence MPSLSVVRAANLASVPRYRPTALFLGGTSGVGQAVAEALARVTNGNSHIVLCGRNKSAADKIIEGLPQTSNSKYEFEQCDATLMSNVRSTTSSLAGRLTKLNYLVLSPGFLTLKGRDETSEGMDKKLALNYYARWRFVYDLMPLLEKAKAQGEEARVLTVLAAGTNGKLDESNLDLKKGYGLKAAADNATAMNDYMVEDFAAQHPNMAFIHAYPGIVRTPLLTDFHWS is encoded by the exons ATGCCGTCTCTCTCCGTAGTTCGCGCAGCAAATTTAGCATCAGTCCCAAGATATCGCCCTACGGCATTGTTCCTCGGTGGAACAAGCGGCGTTG GACAGGCAGTGGCAGAAGCCTTGGCTCGAGTGACTAATGGCAATTCCCACATCGTTCTATGCGGCCGTAACAAGTCTGCGGCCGATAAAATCATCGAAGGGCTTCCACAAACCTCAAATTCCAAGTATGAATTCGAACAGTGCGATGCTACCCTTATGTCAAACGTGCGGAGTACTACATCATCGCTTGCGGGCCGTCTCACTAAGCTTAACTATCTGGTTCTTTCCCCTGG ATTTCTGACGCTCAAAGGGCGTGATGAAACATCTGAGGGCATGGACAAGAAGCTTGCGCTTAATTATTATGCTCGCTGGAGATTTGTATACGATCTTATGCCACTACTCGAAAAAGCCAAGGCGCAAGGTGAGGAGGCACGGGTTCTAACTGTCCTGGCCGCCGGCACA AACGGGAAACTTGATGAAAGCAATCTAGATCTCAAGAAGGGGTACGGCCTCAAGGCCGCGGCAGATAACGCGACGGCTATGAACGACTACATGGTCGAAGACTTTGCCGCACAACATCCTAATATGGCATTCATTCATGCGTACCCCGGTATCGTTCGAACCCCACTGCTTACTGACTTTCATTGGTCATAA
- a CDS encoding mitotic checkpoint protein BUB3,1, with protein sequence MSEQQATNEFELDGQPLDTVSALRFSPSNPQLLLAASWDSNARLYDIVQNDCRSTLQHKAAVLDCCFSNSNQAFTGGLDTWIRSWDLETEKMNVLGTHDATVSCVSFNKDTNMLATGSWDKTLRIWDSRGANGNGTSAGSFEQVERVYRMDIVGTKLVVGLAGRLVHIFDVRRMDSPLQIRESSLKYMTRAIACMLNGQGYACASIEGRVSVEYFDPSPEVQSKRYAFKCHRRPSPTEKDVDQVWSVNSLAFHPTYGTFASGGSDGTVCFWDHTAKKRLRQTPRYREAVSALSFNSTGNKLAVGIGYMWDEGEEGGKRSRPGVVIRDVGGEVKAKSQS encoded by the exons ATGTCTGAGCAACAAGCTACGA ATGAGTTTGAGCTCGATGGACAGCCTCTAGATACGGTGTCAGCCCTGAGGTTTTCGCCATCGAATCCTCAACTCCTGCTTGCAGCTTCATGGGATAGC AATGCGAGATTATACGATATTGTTCAGAACGATTGCCGTTCTACTTTACAACACAAAGCAGCGGTATTGGATTGTTGCTTTTCAAACAGCAATCAAGCCTTTACAGGTGGTTTGGACACATGGATTCGATC ATGGGATTTAGAAACGGAAAAAATGAATGTATTAGGGACTCATGACGCAACAGTGTCTTGTGTCTCCTTCAATAAAGACACAA ATATGCTCGCAACAGGATCTTGGGATAAAACACTTAGAATCTGGGATTCGCGTGGCGCAAATGGAAATGGAACCTCTGCGGGCTCATTTGAACAGGTGGAGCGCGTCTATCGGATGGATATTGTTGGGACCAAACTTGTAGTTGGCCTGGCTGGCCGACTGGTTCACATATTTGACGTGCGTAGAATGGATTCGCCTCTACAGATTCGGGAGAGTAGTCTCAAATACATGACACGAGCCATTGCGTGCATGCTGAATGGTCAAGGATACGCGTGCGCGTCAATCGAAGGGCGTGTATCCGTCGAATATTTTGACCCATCACCCGAAGTTCAGAGCAAGCGTTATGCATTTAAATGCCATCGTAGACCTTCCCCCACCGAGAAAGACGTAGATCAAGTGTGGTCTGTCAATTCACTCGCATTCCATCCAACATATGGAACATTTGCATCTGGAGGCTCCGATGGGACTGTCTGTTTCTGGGATCACACAGCTAAGAAGAGGTTGAGGCAAACGCCTCGTTACCGGGAGGCTGTCAGCGCACTCAGCTTTAACTCGACGGGAAACAAGCTAGCGGTCGGAATTGGGTACATGTGGgatgaaggagaagaaggcgGAAAACGGTCGCGGCCAGGGGTTGTTATTCGAGATGTGGGAGGTGAAGTCAAG GCGAAATCGCAATCTTGA